In the Populus trichocarpa isolate Nisqually-1 chromosome 1, P.trichocarpa_v4.1, whole genome shotgun sequence genome, TGaccatacaattttttttcttttttcaagctAATTCCGACGGTGTTGGCAACTAGGACACGATCAGGTGTGGTGCAATCTTTGTTAGACGTGTGAGCTCGCTTGGATTGAGTGGTCCAGATTTGGTTGATTTGATCTAACGGTCTAGATCCGAATGGCTTTAAACTGATTTGTTGGCTTGAGATCTGGCGTGGATGAATTTATTAAAGTTACCGAATCAAAGggtgtttgtttcccggaaaatagtttttggaaaattattttttaaatttttttgtgtttgtttgtcattagaaaagttagtcaacggaaaatacttttcagtcaatggaaaacactttctagtcaaagaaaaatttagtttggtttccaggaaagtgttttccttttattttgggcggaaaatactttctagaagttgtgaaaaatttagaaatgtcatattatttgctgattatatcaaatttggtcctcgaacttttaattgctatatatatatatatattgttatgaatatattttttttaatttcatcccttagaatttaatttttatattaacttttgtccttatttttataattattattttcttttcccttatcattttttaattgaaattttttatctatcaaatttggtcctcattcttttgattgttacttattttatttgaaataatttatgaaatattaattattattattttaatttcttcatcttttaattttttaattttttagatttgatttctattatttttattattattatttattttatttgagataatttatgaagttatatttttttttcaatttcattcactttcaattttttaatttgtaaaatttgtttctcattattttaataaatctaaaaaaaataaaacattaataagttatttttcagctcattttccatgacataaccaaacattgaaaaatattttacaacttattttctattacactaccaaacataaaaaaataattcacttttctggaatttattttcctcaaatttactttccaaaaaaaattactttccagcaaataaatgGGCTTAGGATTTCGGTGGGTATTTAAGTGGATGACTGGGATTAGTTTGGGTCTTAAACTGGTGTGGGCGAGAGCAGATCAAGTCTATGAATCCGACGACTATGATATTTGAAAGTTGGATTTAAAGGTTGTGATCTCTTCTGGGCTTTGATCCGATGTGGGTGAGGTCATATCATGATTTGATTAGCGGCTGAGATCCATTTGGGCAATAGGATCTACAACCAACCTGATTTCTTTTCACCTAACCAACGCCCTCAGATTCAATCTCTGTTTCTTCTATTGAAACCAAAGtcgaaaaacaaaaagagaggtTAATTAAGCTGAGAGCTCTTTCAAAGCTTTCcccaacacattttttttttttttaagtatgcaTGGGCTTATATAGAGTGGATTGATGGGATGtgattaatcataaaaaaaataatttaatatttctttaaataaaaaagacaattaaaaacactgttaagaaaaagcaaaaacactTTCTCAAAGTACCTCGGTGCGCTCACTGAGATGTCGTGTTCTGTcgaaaaaccctaaaatatccCTGTACTTTCTCGGAAACCTCCATGCCTCTCCCCTTACAACGGCTATGCAATAGGCGAACAACCCAAGGGCAAAAAGTATAAGAAGAAATGCCTTAAGACCCCGCCCTGGAATCTTTTTAATTCTCGACACAGTTCAGTGTCGGACATTTTTCCTACTGTGGCCTGACATCTTTTTGTTCGAAACGAGGCATGATTGTTTCAAGTTGTTAACCTATTGGAAGATGGATTCTCCGAGATAGTTTGAAAGGATTAATTGGTTTAAGAAAGTGGTTATCCCGGCCCtatcgaattaaaaaaacaaatacaaaatggaATAACCAAGAAATTAGGCAGAGCTATGGAAGGTTCAAGGTGGTCCAATTTGTTAATTCCCCGAATGCTTTCACACTATTTCTGCCTAAACATACTTTCTTACCGAGGAGCAAATTCTGTTCTGTAACGTCAGCAAcaaaatttattgtatttttgagtaaaaaatactattgtttattaaaataatttttattaaaaatatattaaaatatttttttttaatttagttttaatataattacatcaaaataatttaacaacaaaaaaaaaattaaaattttaaaaaacatgaccaGCTGAAACAAGCACGTCCTTGGTTTACAATAGACAAGCATATAGAGCTTTTTTTTAGCATCTTgaattgtcttttcttttttctttaagcgtcttagagcgtgtttgacagtgtggttatgagtgctttttaaataatttttcgtgtcaaaatgtataccaataatatttttttattttttaaaaattatttttgatatcagcacatcaaaacgatacaaaatatataaatcataataaattttaataaaaaaaaattaaattttttaagaacacaTCAATAACTGTGTTTCCAAACGTTCCTAAAGTCTTGACTTGCTCCATTAATGGCCTCGATATAGGTGCTAAAGtaatttgcttttctctttttttttttcaataaacttctcatcaccaccatcatcctaaatcttttttgttctcACTTTCCCCCCTTCAATTTGCAATcacttaatttcctttttttggtcTTCTTATCACTATCGTCGTTGTCGTCATTTGTGATACTTTCTACTGATGGATTCTGTAAAACCATCCGCGGTGACTTCGAAGAAGAGTAAATTTGCACGCAACGTAGCCAAAGTTATTCAACTTCGAGCAGCAACTGGGATTGCTCCTGCTGATGGGGTTCAGAAAGTTGTGTCCCAAGAAGAGGTCAAGCATGATAAGCATCACCGTAAAAGTGCAGCTAGCCGGCCTCAGCcatttgatattaataatattgatgaacATCAAAAAAGTTTGGCCTTGGAAGCACTTGTTGCCAAAATGTTCGCTAGCGTTTCATGTGTTAAAGCTGCATATGCCCAGTTACAGTATTCTCAGTCTCCTTATGATGCTGATGGGATTCAAGCAGCTGATCAATTTGTAGTCTCGGAGTTGAAGAATCTGTCTGAGTTGAAGCAGTGCTATATAAAGAAACAGTTTGATCCTTCTCCTGAGACTGCTCTGGTTTTGGCTGACGTTCAGGAGCAGAAGAGTCTTTCAAAGACCTATGAGGTAATGGGGAAGAAATTGGAGTCTCAGTTAAGGCTCAAGGAGTCTGAAATCATGTATCTGAGAGAAAAAATGGAGGAATCTAATAGACAAAACCGATTACTTGAGAAGAGGTTAAATAAAAGTGGACATTTATCTATGCCTGACAATCTACGGCTACCAGGCTTAAGTCCCAGCCATTTCATTACAGTTCTTCTACATACAGTCAAGTCTATTCGAAGCTTTGTTAAGTTGATGATTGATGAGATGAAATCTACCGGCTGGGATCTAGATGCTGCAGCCAAATGTATTGTATCTGATGTGGCTTACCGGAGAGCAGATGATAAATGTTTTGCATTCGAAAGCTTCGTAAGCAGAGAGATGTTCGATGGTTTCCATTTGACTAATTTCTCTCCCCAAAAAGAATCTCCACCAGAGAAAAAGAATCAGCAACAGTTGTTTTTCAAGAGATTCGTTGAACTAAAATCAACGAAAGCAACCGAATACATTGCCCACAAGCCCAAATCAACATTTGCAAAATTTTGTCGTGCCAAGTATTTGCAGCTTATTCACCCCCAGATGGAAACATCCTTTTTTGGCAACTTGAGTAAAAGAAGCCTCGTGAATTCAGGTGAATTTCctgacactattttttttaccacattTGCGGAAATGGCTAGGCGGGTCTGGCTTCTACATTGCCTGGCCTATTCTTTCGATCCTGAAGCCTCAATCTTCCAAGTCCGTAGAGGGTGTCGTTTCTCCGAAGTTTACATGGAATGTGTCGCCGAGGATGCACTTCTTTCTTCAGAAAATGCACCGGACGTCGACCCATCAGTTGCATTCACTGTAGTTCCTGGGTTCAGGATTGGTAAAACTGTTATTCAGTGCCAGGTGTATCTCTCTCCGCTACAGGCTAAGGTAAACCGTGGATAAAAACTTAGCATGGACCCACAACATCGAAGAATGAACCGGTGCAGGCCATTGTCGTGATTATTTTGAGTAAACATCTGATTATACGCCTTGTTGCTAAGTGTTTATTGTGGGGTCTTGGAATTGTATGTATGCATGGTGACTTGGGGCAGCTTGTCTTTGTATTTTCGTGGCCATTTTGAAAAAAGGAAAGCGCGTGGACCGTTGTTAGGAAACAACTTTTGaatcttttatttcaattatgaaAGATCCTCAAAACAATTTTGTTAACATTAGGCCATTGACAGAAGGATTGTTCAGCTGCATTGCACCATTTCCCTGTGTCTTGGATGCTTTCAATGTACAGAGTACTATATATAAGCATAAATGTTGATTTTATAATCACATATTTTAGTCATCATGCTAAgtgcttttttatatttctaatcgatatggtaaaaaatattattttaactttctgggtttttttttcctttagaaGTTACCATGTTTGCCTCAATTATTTAGTTCTCTTTTCTGCACCATGTCCCTGTAGTACCTTGAATCCTTTTTTTACCGTTTTGTTCTTTTACTGGGTGTCTGGACAGTGTAAATTGTGACTGCCCAGCCCTGCTCATAGAAATGCACAACCTTTATTGGAATATGTATCATGTATAGGACAACACGATGCCAACTCTATTTAATGTGGGGCTGGTCATGCAAGTTAACACGTGATGACAAATATCTGTGACGCTCTGTTATTGGGAAGAGAGGATGATGTAGCTTGAATGATGGAGTACGTTCATCTTCTTACACAGTATCAGAAATAGAAAAGGATGGAACAAATTGTACAGTTGTGGCATTAATGTCTGGTGGTAGCATTAAGAATTCAgataaaatcctaaaaattttaTAGCTACTGCAAACTTACATTCTCGGTATACACAAACTAATCTGAACACTACTCATGTTCAtctaaaaaaacaccaataaacTAGTGGTTCACTTGTCTCCCAGCAATTGTACCACTTGATTTTGTTGCATAAATGTATTGGAGGCTTGGAATCAGAATCGTAATCGATGGAAAGGGGATTGTTTGGGgtgtaatttcatcatttgatagtTTGGTGCTGCTCTTGCAAAGTAAAAGGAGAGAGGTCAAATTGGGAGCATTATCTTCGTAAATTCCTTGCTGATGAtctcaaaatttcaagaatcttACCAATATCAGcttggaaaaacaaaacaaaacaaattcaccACTGTGTGGAGGTGTTTTTTTCTCGGCCAGGGGCATTTCTCAGGTTAAAAACTGGATTTTTTCCCCAGAAAGTGTAGTTGGGTTGATTACAGAGCATGGGTCTAATATGGAAGCGCGGGCTTCCAGATGGCCTGAATGTTCTGTTCTCACGAACTGAACGGAGGCAAGGTTGCTCATCCAATGGGTTGATCGAATGTAGCTCTGTGGCTTTGGGGCTCTGGTTTATTGATAGCCTCATTTATTAGAGGGCTCTAGGAAGGCaatgctatatttttttctcggcGTGCGGAATATTTTGGACGAGAGAAAATACATCCAACTAGTTCATTTGTTTGCCCTCGGCTGCTGTATCTTTACCTACAGAGACCTTCCACTTGAATTATATAAAAGCTAACTAAATGTGAATTAGTTTGTTTAATAGGTTGAAAAGAAACTTGaataaaactgtttttttttttaaaaattaatattaaataataaaattaaaaaaaataagataaaaaataaaaaaagatgacttTTCAAACCCATAACTCAGGTTATTAAATCtaacattgaatgatgaatcatcactattattattataactattattattctcatcattattgttattatttatacTATTATCACTATCATTATAGCTATCACCATTACTACTATTATCAATAAGTAATATCTTcaattcttcatcatcatcattagtattattatcgtgatcactattactattattattaccatcgttatattattattgttaatactattgttgctgctgttgttgttgttattattatttttattactaccaccaccactaatattgctattattttttcttatcaatgttatcattatcatcattattaatattataacaacaattactattattataataaactattattactactattattaccattattattactGCTAATAGTATTATTGTTAGTATCTTTATTATTGttacaatcatcatcatcatcactattattattttaataaactattattatcacaattattagtgttgttattatcatcatcatcatcctattaatattatcatttctTACCATTATTGCTACcactattactattatcattactattaatagtattattactattactatcacaattagtattattattattatcatcatcatcactatcattgcaactattattatcataacaaactattattattagtacaattattatcactattattggTTTCATCATtgctattactattactattattattattattattattattattatgacgACGACAATGACCATTATTactatcataataaattattattattaccactattattaacattatcatcactat is a window encoding:
- the LOC18095453 gene encoding protein GRAVITROPIC IN THE LIGHT 1; protein product: MDSVKPSAVTSKKSKFARNVAKVIQLRAATGIAPADGVQKVVSQEEVKHDKHHRKSAASRPQPFDINNIDEHQKSLALEALVAKMFASVSCVKAAYAQLQYSQSPYDADGIQAADQFVVSELKNLSELKQCYIKKQFDPSPETALVLADVQEQKSLSKTYEVMGKKLESQLRLKESEIMYLREKMEESNRQNRLLEKRLNKSGHLSMPDNLRLPGLSPSHFITVLLHTVKSIRSFVKLMIDEMKSTGWDLDAAAKCIVSDVAYRRADDKCFAFESFVSREMFDGFHLTNFSPQKESPPEKKNQQQLFFKRFVELKSTKATEYIAHKPKSTFAKFCRAKYLQLIHPQMETSFFGNLSKRSLVNSGEFPDTIFFTTFAEMARRVWLLHCLAYSFDPEASIFQVRRGCRFSEVYMECVAEDALLSSENAPDVDPSVAFTVVPGFRIGKTVIQCQVYLSPLQAKVNRG